Proteins encoded in a region of the Methanotorris formicicus Mc-S-70 genome:
- the cooS gene encoding anaerobic carbon-monoxide dehydrogenase catalytic subunit, whose translation MKNCIAAISEIKEMVEKAKLRGIETPHTRFPNQFPKCPYGLKGVYCILCANGPCRITEKTPYGVCGATADVIVARNLCRAVAAGASCYIHCAENAARALLSAGKGEGSYEIRNEKKLKFLAKKLGFDANKDAKQLAVEVAEFILGDMYKPRWEKSELVPKLCPEKRLEVFEKLDILPGGAKGEIVDALTKTSTNLNSNPMDLLVHCLRLGLHAGFTGLLMTCWLNDILFGSPKITVVENGFSSVKPNNVNIMMTGHQHALIQPLCEVAMEEDLIKMAKEAGAEEIKIIGATCNGQDMETRIAHLPESFVGYIANNFTTEPLVATGLIDAVVSEFNCTFHGLKFVAEKTKTKLICIDDMAYVEGAEFIEWNPENAKEKAREIIKKAIEAFKERKGMQKDYYDEKVTSVVGVGEESLVEFLGGSVKPLIELIANGKIKGVVGVVGCSNLASGGHDNIIVTLTKELIKRDILVLAGGCVNSPLKHAGLFDPGSAELAGENLKEVCKSLGIPPVLNFGACLSIARIEQVAVAIAEELGVDVPDLPVAASAPQWLEEQALADATYAVDMGFTVHVSPVPFVTGSELVTKVLTEAVEGLTGGKLIPEPNPYKAAEILENVIMKKRKKLGI comes from the coding sequence ATGAAAAACTGCATCGCTGCTATATCAGAAATTAAGGAGATGGTTGAAAAGGCAAAGTTGAGGGGTATAGAAACCCCACACACAAGATTCCCAAATCAATTTCCAAAGTGTCCTTATGGGTTAAAAGGAGTTTATTGTATATTATGTGCTAACGGACCTTGTAGAATAACAGAAAAAACTCCTTACGGTGTTTGTGGAGCAACAGCAGATGTTATTGTAGCAAGAAATCTCTGCAGAGCAGTTGCTGCTGGGGCATCATGTTACATCCACTGTGCTGAAAATGCTGCAAGAGCCCTATTATCCGCTGGAAAAGGAGAAGGAAGTTATGAAATAAGAAATGAGAAAAAATTAAAATTCTTAGCAAAAAAACTTGGATTTGATGCAAATAAAGATGCTAAGCAGTTAGCCGTTGAAGTTGCTGAGTTTATATTAGGAGACATGTACAAACCAAGATGGGAGAAGAGTGAATTAGTTCCAAAACTTTGCCCAGAGAAAAGATTGGAAGTATTTGAAAAGTTAGATATTCTTCCAGGTGGGGCTAAGGGAGAGATTGTTGACGCTCTAACAAAAACTTCAACAAACTTAAACAGTAATCCAATGGATTTATTGGTTCATTGCCTTAGATTAGGATTGCATGCAGGATTTACAGGGCTTTTAATGACCTGTTGGTTAAATGATATCTTATTTGGCTCACCAAAGATTACAGTAGTTGAGAATGGATTTAGTTCAGTTAAGCCAAACAACGTAAATATAATGATGACAGGGCATCAACACGCTTTAATTCAGCCATTATGTGAAGTAGCAATGGAAGAAGATTTAATAAAAATGGCAAAGGAGGCAGGGGCTGAGGAAATTAAAATTATTGGAGCCACGTGTAATGGGCAGGATATGGAGACAAGAATTGCCCATTTACCAGAGAGTTTTGTTGGTTATATAGCTAATAACTTCACAACAGAGCCATTGGTTGCAACTGGATTAATTGACGCTGTTGTCTCTGAATTCAACTGTACATTCCATGGATTGAAGTTTGTTGCTGAAAAGACAAAGACAAAATTAATCTGTATTGATGACATGGCTTATGTTGAAGGAGCAGAGTTCATAGAATGGAACCCAGAGAATGCTAAAGAAAAAGCAAGAGAGATAATTAAGAAAGCAATTGAGGCATTCAAAGAGAGAAAGGGAATGCAGAAAGATTACTACGATGAGAAAGTTACATCAGTTGTTGGAGTTGGGGAGGAATCATTAGTTGAGTTCTTAGGAGGAAGTGTAAAGCCATTAATTGAATTAATTGCAAACGGAAAGATTAAAGGAGTAGTTGGAGTTGTTGGTTGCTCCAATTTAGCAAGTGGAGGACATGACAATATAATTGTTACATTAACAAAAGAACTCATTAAAAGAGACATCTTGGTCTTAGCGGGAGGTTGTGTAAACAGCCCATTGAAACACGCTGGATTGTTTGACCCAGGTAGTGCTGAATTGGCAGGAGAAAACTTAAAAGAAGTTTGTAAATCATTAGGAATTCCGCCTGTCTTAAACTTCGGAGCATGTCTAAGTATTGCAAGAATTGAGCAGGTTGCAGTTGCAATTGCTGAGGAGTTGGGAGTTGATGTTCCTGACTTACCAGTTGCAGCATCAGCACCACAGTGGTTAGAGGAGCAGGCATTGGCAGATGCAACCTATGCAGTTGATATGGGTTTCACAGTTCATGTCTCACCAGTTCCATTCGTTACTGGCAGTGAGTTGGTAACAAAGGTTTTAACAGAGGCTGTTGAGGGATTAACAGGAGGTAAATTAATTCCAGAACCAAACCCATACAAAGCGGCAGAGATATTGGAGAATGTAATTATGAAGAAGAGAAAAAAACTCGGAATCTAA
- a CDS encoding nickel-dependent hydrogenase large subunit, with protein sequence MKIRGFESSMMGRDIDFIPSSMARLCYLNEISHALAGVISVEKAYNITVPNEGQYLREIARLGEIVEVDAIKLGEFTNTDKLADIGNKIKSILGKKTKYLTVGGVLENISDNRKEKLLNLAKEGLNLVDKDFVKLVDERKAKIILQDVELIDAYNFDVNKVETKNLPKIALYDGKAVYSGSLARMYREGLINSKNLWDMLSARMIEIEFCLNKIIRLLNKLKLTQPYMEPIIKDGKAVGEVVIEGGEGIVYHKVELLGREILDYTILTSENFNKAVLDSVDNDEAIRIIQLCERCYYL encoded by the coding sequence ATGAAAATTAGAGGGTTTGAAAGTTCAATGATGGGGAGAGATATAGATTTCATCCCATCATCAATGGCAAGGTTATGTTACTTAAATGAAATCTCTCATGCTTTAGCAGGAGTTATATCTGTTGAGAAAGCCTATAATATAACAGTCCCAAATGAAGGGCAATATTTGAGAGAAATTGCAAGATTAGGAGAGATCGTTGAGGTAGATGCAATTAAGTTGGGTGAATTTACAAATACAGACAAGTTGGCAGATATTGGAAACAAAATAAAATCAATTTTAGGGAAGAAGACCAAATATTTAACTGTTGGTGGAGTTTTAGAAAATATAAGTGATAATAGAAAAGAGAAATTGCTGAATTTAGCAAAAGAAGGGTTAAACTTAGTTGATAAGGACTTTGTTAAGTTAGTTGATGAGAGGAAGGCAAAGATTATATTACAGGATGTTGAGTTAATTGACGCTTATAACTTTGATGTTAATAAAGTAGAAACAAAAAACTTACCAAAAATCGCACTTTATGATGGAAAAGCAGTTTATAGTGGATCCCTGGCGAGAATGTATAGGGAAGGATTAATAAACTCAAAAAACTTATGGGATATGTTATCTGCAAGAATGATTGAGATAGAATTCTGCTTAAATAAAATTATACGGCTCTTAAACAAGTTGAAATTAACACAGCCTTACATGGAGCCAATTATAAAGGATGGAAAGGCAGTTGGGGAAGTTGTTATAGAGGGAGGAGAAGGAATTGTTTATCACAAAGTTGAGTTGCTTGGAAGGGAGATTTTGGACTATACAATATTAACAAGTGAGAACTTCAACAAAGCTGTATTAGATAGCGTAGATAACGATGAAGCAATAAGAATCATTCAGCTTTGTGAAAGATGCTACTATTTATAA
- the ptr2 gene encoding HTH-type transcriptional regulator Ptr2, translating into MDEKDLKIIDILIKNGRKSYTDIARELGTSESSIRKRIKKLEEDGVIKGYTTIIDPSKIGYNVVALTGFDTEPDKFLNVAKELCKFEEVKKVFTSTGDHMIMTEIWAKDGKEFSDLIFNKIGKIEGIKKICPAIILEQMK; encoded by the coding sequence ATGGATGAAAAGGACTTAAAAATTATTGATATTCTTATAAAGAATGGGAGAAAATCATATACCGATATAGCGAGAGAATTAGGAACAAGTGAAAGTTCCATAAGGAAGAGAATTAAAAAATTGGAGGAAGATGGGGTTATTAAAGGATACACTACAATAATAGATCCCTCAAAGATTGGATATAACGTTGTTGCCTTAACTGGCTTTGACACCGAGCCAGATAAGTTTTTAAATGTTGCCAAAGAACTCTGTAAGTTTGAGGAAGTTAAGAAGGTATTTACTTCAACAGGAGACCATATGATTATGACTGAAATCTGGGCTAAAGATGGAAAAGAGTTTTCTGACTTAATATTTAACAAAATTGGAAAGATTGAAGGAATAAAAAAGATTTGTCCAGCAATTATTTTAGAACAGATGAAATAA
- a CDS encoding N-glycosylase/DNA lyase, whose translation MLIKKIEGLKNSEIKDIIDKRINEFKSFKNKSNEEWFKELCFCILTANFTAEGGIKIQKEIGNGFLTLSKEELEERLKNLGHRFYRKRAEFIVLARRFKNIKDIVENFENEKIAREFLVKNIKGIGYKEASHFLRNVGYDNVAIIDRHILRELYENNYINDIPKTLSRRKYLEIENILRDIGKGVNLKLSELDLYIWYLRTGKVLK comes from the coding sequence ATGCTAATTAAAAAAATTGAGGGGTTAAAAAACTCTGAAATTAAAGATATTATCGACAAGAGAATTAATGAATTTAAATCTTTTAAAAACAAATCTAATGAAGAGTGGTTTAAAGAGTTGTGCTTTTGCATTTTAACTGCCAACTTTACTGCTGAGGGGGGAATAAAGATTCAGAAGGAAATTGGAAATGGATTTTTAACCTTATCAAAAGAGGAGTTAGAAGAGAGGTTAAAAAATTTAGGGCATAGATTTTATAGAAAGAGAGCAGAGTTTATAGTTTTAGCAAGGAGGTTTAAAAACATTAAAGATATTGTTGAGAATTTTGAAAATGAGAAAATAGCGAGGGAGTTTTTGGTAAAAAATATAAAAGGGATTGGATATAAAGAGGCAAGCCATTTTTTAAGGAATGTTGGTTATGACAATGTTGCTATAATCGATAGGCATATTTTGAGAGAACTTTATGAAAACAACTACATTAATGATATTCCTAAAACATTGAGTAGGAGAAAATATTTAGAGATTGAAAATATACTGAGAGATATTGGAAAAGGGGTTAATTTAAAACTCTCTGAGTTGGATTTATATATTTGGTATTTAAGGACAGGAAAGGTTTTAAAATAA
- a CDS encoding NADH-quinone oxidoreductase subunit B family protein, giving the protein MTGCGSCDKIIKNIEKKYYNKLKEKGIALVGGAVNLDDEEEVEKIKEIRKDSKILIAVGSCAVSGGFQRMLIGLENGFPQRFVRVGDVVKVDYAIIGCPPDEEEVERVVKAVIEKDKEVVDSYLILKPYEIIAGKPIIDAYMKVNEVLLTSNKELCLGCDDKPINDEFCTGCGTCVAKCSANALTIDEKPKVNIIKCIKCGTCFFNCIRVKEVV; this is encoded by the coding sequence ATGACTGGATGCGGTTCTTGTGATAAGATTATCAAAAATATCGAAAAGAAATATTACAACAAATTAAAAGAAAAAGGCATTGCATTGGTTGGAGGGGCTGTAAATTTGGATGATGAGGAGGAAGTTGAAAAAATAAAAGAAATTAGAAAAGACTCAAAAATATTGATAGCTGTTGGTAGCTGTGCTGTAAGTGGGGGTTTCCAAAGAATGCTTATTGGTTTAGAGAATGGATTTCCACAAAGGTTTGTTAGAGTTGGGGATGTTGTTAAAGTAGATTATGCAATAATTGGCTGCCCACCGGATGAAGAAGAGGTTGAAAGAGTAGTTAAAGCAGTTATTGAAAAAGACAAGGAAGTTGTTGATTCATACTTAATACTAAAGCCATACGAGATTATTGCTGGAAAACCAATTATTGATGCCTATATGAAAGTTAATGAGGTTTTATTGACTTCTAATAAAGAGTTATGTTTAGGATGTGATGATAAGCCAATAAATGATGAGTTCTGTACTGGTTGTGGAACATGTGTTGCTAAATGTTCAGCAAATGCCCTAACCATAGATGAAAAGCCAAAAGTCAATATAATCAAGTGTATTAAGTGCGGAACTTGCTTCTTTAACTGTATAAGAGTAAAAGAAGTTGTATAA
- a CDS encoding ATP-binding protein — MVVEIIVDREKCIGCGRCYDVCPKGPLIWTKDENGKYYAYNVEYCHNCKFCAGRCPTNAIKVLVKKE; from the coding sequence ATGGTAGTTGAGATTATTGTGGATAGGGAAAAATGTATAGGATGTGGGAGATGCTATGATGTATGTCCAAAAGGGCCGTTAATATGGACAAAAGATGAAAATGGAAAATATTATGCCTATAATGTTGAATACTGCCACAACTGCAAATTCTGTGCTGGAAGATGCCCTACAAATGCCATAAAAGTTTTGGTAAAAAAAGAATAA
- the afpA gene encoding archaeoflavoprotein AfpA, translated as MLRIAWGITGCGDKLPEVVEIMKKLKNKYNLDVDVYLSKNAKIVVKWYKLWEVLEDEFYDLRVEVNANAPFLVGKLQTGKYDLFLVAPATANTTAKIAYGIADTLITNSVAQAVKAKIPVYIFPPDNKKGEIETVLPGNKKLTLYIRDVDVENVEKIRRMEGIEVLDKPEDIEKVILKHIEMKKQKEE; from the coding sequence ATGTTAAGAATCGCATGGGGAATTACTGGATGTGGAGATAAACTACCAGAAGTCGTTGAAATAATGAAGAAACTAAAAAATAAATACAATTTGGATGTGGATGTATATTTATCAAAAAATGCAAAGATTGTTGTGAAGTGGTATAAACTTTGGGAAGTTTTGGAAGATGAATTTTATGATTTGAGGGTTGAGGTTAATGCAAATGCCCCATTTTTAGTTGGGAAATTGCAAACTGGAAAATATGATTTATTCTTAGTCGCTCCTGCAACAGCAAATACAACTGCAAAAATAGCCTATGGAATTGCTGATACTTTAATAACCAATTCAGTTGCCCAGGCAGTGAAGGCAAAAATTCCAGTTTACATATTCCCACCAGATAACAAAAAAGGAGAAATAGAGACAGTTTTGCCAGGTAACAAAAAACTAACTTTATATATAAGGGATGTTGATGTTGAAAATGTTGAAAAAATTAGAAGAATGGAAGGAATTGAAGTTTTGGATAAACCAGAAGATATAGAGAAGGTTATTTTAAAGCATATAGAAATGAAAAAACAAAAAGAAGAATGA
- a CDS encoding Coenzyme F420 hydrogenase/dehydrogenase, beta subunit C-terminal domain, whose amino-acid sequence MKYLSVKSKLNIDVQDGGFTTTLLSYCLENSILDAVVVVRDKNWKPVAYLATNTVELLESPKSKYSISPNNKLLEYATENYDKVGLVGLPCHILGGLQFDLTLKVGLFCTKNFHYYIIKNIIKENFGPNMDEVVKMNITKGKFVVETLKRKGFTGTEKVVYEIPIKDIEKLCNLGCRVCSDFSAKYADVSVGSVGSEDGWNTVIVRNKMVEDIINDMSEKGLIEVKETVDIKAVEKLENIKKKNEEINKCSAYFAVCPSLF is encoded by the coding sequence ATGAAATATCTCTCAGTAAAATCAAAATTAAATATTGACGTTCAAGATGGTGGATTTACAACAACACTATTAAGTTACTGCTTAGAAAATAGCATATTAGATGCAGTAGTAGTTGTTAGAGATAAAAATTGGAAGCCAGTAGCTTATTTGGCTACAAACACTGTTGAGTTATTGGAATCACCAAAGAGCAAATACTCTATCTCACCAAACAACAAGTTATTAGAGTATGCAACTGAAAACTATGATAAAGTTGGATTGGTTGGTTTGCCATGCCATATATTGGGAGGATTACAGTTTGATTTAACTTTAAAAGTTGGTTTATTCTGCACCAAAAACTTCCACTATTATATAATAAAAAATATTATAAAAGAGAACTTTGGACCAAATATGGATGAAGTTGTTAAAATGAATATTACAAAAGGAAAATTTGTCGTTGAAACCTTAAAAAGAAAAGGTTTCACTGGAACTGAAAAAGTAGTTTATGAAATTCCAATAAAAGATATTGAAAAACTCTGCAACTTAGGATGTAGAGTTTGCTCTGACTTCTCAGCAAAATACGCAGATGTATCAGTTGGAAGTGTTGGAAGTGAGGATGGTTGGAACACTGTAATTGTTAGAAACAAGATGGTTGAAGATATAATAAATGATATGTCTGAGAAGGGATTAATTGAGGTTAAAGAGACGGTTGATATTAAGGCAGTTGAAAAATTAGAAAACATTAAAAAGAAAAACGAAGAAATTAATAAATGCTCTGCATACTTTGCCGTATGCCCATCCCTTTTTTAA
- a CDS encoding flavodoxin family protein, whose protein sequence is MKVFGISGSPRLQGTHFAVNYALEYLKEKGVEVRYFSVSRKTINFCIHCDYCVKKKEGCIYKDDMEEVYENLIWADGVIIGTPVYQGNITGQLKTLMDRCRAIVAKNPKVLRGKVGMGIAIGGDRNGGQEIALRTIHDFFIINEMIPVGGGSFGANLGATFWSKDRGKKGIEEDEEGLRVLRKTLNRFYEVLKNKKGLQ, encoded by the coding sequence ATGAAGGTCTTTGGGATTAGCGGGAGTCCAAGATTGCAAGGAACTCATTTTGCGGTAAATTATGCCTTAGAATATTTGAAAGAGAAGGGGGTAGAGGTGAGGTATTTTTCAGTTAGTAGAAAGACCATAAATTTTTGCATCCATTGCGATTACTGCGTAAAAAAGAAAGAAGGATGCATATATAAAGATGACATGGAAGAAGTTTATGAAAACCTTATCTGGGCTGATGGGGTGATAATAGGAACTCCAGTTTATCAAGGAAACATAACAGGGCAGTTGAAAACATTGATGGATAGATGTAGGGCAATAGTTGCAAAAAATCCAAAAGTTTTGAGAGGGAAAGTAGGAATGGGCATTGCCATTGGTGGAGATAGAAATGGGGGGCAAGAAATTGCCTTAAGAACAATACACGACTTCTTTATAATAAATGAGATGATTCCTGTGGGAGGGGGTTCTTTTGGAGCAAACTTAGGAGCGACATTTTGGTCAAAGGATAGGGGGAAGAAAGGAATTGAAGAGGATGAAGAAGGATTGAGGGTTTTGAGAAAAACGCTTAATAGATTTTATGAGGTTTTAAAAAATAAGAAAGGGCTACAATAA